The genomic segment ATAAACTTTTATTCTTGCATTTTGGATGGTTGCTTTTTGTTCCTTGGTAAGTCGTAGATTGAGTTCTGCATAAAATTTATCCCCCAATTTTCCAGTAGCGGATACACCCAACATTTCGGCAGAAAGATTGAATGCTACGTTCAACGTTTGTTTTACCATTGAATAAGATGAATCAGATTCCATAATAAAGATCCCCTTACGCCCGTAAGTCACTGAACTCACAATTAATGGTTCATATGGTCCAATTGTTTTAATATCAAAGCTTTCCTTTAAAAAAGGTTCATATATAGGCGGTTCTATATTAACCGAAAAATTTTCTTGAGTAAATTCTGCGCGCACTTTTGTCTTGAACTTCGACTTGCTGAGTGTATCCAAATAGTCAATTTTCAATATTTTTCCTAGATCCAGATTTGCGCCAAATGATTTTTTTAGCTCTTCTGTCTTCTGAAATTGGCTCTGCTCATAGGTAAACGACTGGATTTGGGTGCCAGATCCTGCTTTTAATGCGTTTCTCAAATATTCCCTCTCTACTCTTATTGACGGTAAAGATGTTCTTGCGATGCTGTCAGTTGGGAAGTTGACATACATCGTAATAGGATTCCGGTGTTGAGGTGCGATGAAGACCGTATTTACATTGTCAACATTGATAGCATCTTCCCCCTTAATAATGGCTCCAAGGTATAATTTTTTTCTGGTGTCGTCTAAAACCGCTGGTATTTCGGTGGATTCATAAAAAGCAGTTTTCCCTGTTCCATCGGCCCAAATACTGTCTTTTAGGAATGTCAAGGAGTTTTGCTTTGTTTTGTTTAATAGCCCTTTCACTCCATCTTTATCAAAATTGGATAAGTTAAATACTGTAGGTCCAAAGACATATTTTTTGAGGCTTTTGGCTTGTGTGTCGGCTTCTTGACCTTGACTGGGTACCAGATCCTTTACTTTGGAACATGATGCGGCTAACAAGCCAAGTAGAGTTACCGGCAGAATAATACTTTTAATTGTTTTCATGTGCAAAATTTATTGATGTTGTGTTTGAATTTTGTGTGATTAATGAATATGTTTTTAAAAGTATTGAAATTAATTTTTTTTAATTTATTTTATTTTTTTTCTACACATTTGTGTAGTGATAGGCCAGTATGTTTCTTTCTTTAAGTCTGTGTTTATGTATCTTTTGCTGAAAGATATTTGTGGTTCTTTTTTTTAATGTATTATTTTCAGAAGAACATTTTTTTGAAAATATTGATTTTTAATATAAAATATATTCAAGATAGCTCTGTGTTGATTGGTTGTCGTAAGGGTTAAAGAAAAAGATCTTGATATATTACCGTCCTAAAAGTGCAAATGGGTGTTTTTTTTGCCGCAGCTTGTCCAATAACAAAAATAAAGATCTTAAAGAGCTTATGGCTACGATGTTTGGTTGATATAGGAAAGGGGACTGATCTTGATGTTTCAAATTTTCTAAGTAGTTGGTGTTTTGGACCGTGAGACGCTTTATTTTAGCCTTGGAATTCAAAAACATTCATTACAGAGATCATAAATAATGCCCTGATATGGTGCTGAATTATTTTTATTTGGCATATTTCATTGATTAGCTATCTATGCCTTGGATACAAATGTAGCGCTAACTACCTTGCTATGCTGACTGTTTGTTTTTCGAAGTTCGTAAATTACGACTATTGAATAGGATGATCGCGATCAATATAATGCTGTAAGCAAGATATTTAATGGGGGATACCGGCTCCTGGAAGTAGGTGGCTGCCAGGGTGAACGCGATCAACGGGTTGATGTAAAGCAGTACACCGGTGGTCGTCGATGAAATGCCGATCAAAGCGTACATGCTTAGAAACAGGGGGATAATAGTAAACAAAACGGCAATAAGTAGTATAGTGCCCCAAAATAACGGTTCTCTTGGGAGATCATGGTGATTATAGAGTAACTTGGGGACAACAAATAGCGCACATATACTGAGCTGGACAGCCAGCTGAGTGAGTTTGTCAAAACCAGTGGATACTCGTTGCACGATGAGGTAAAAAGCGTAACAGGTGGCGATGGTGACAGCCCAGAGGACATCATTTAAGGAGCCATTCGCCAGCAGACATACACTGCCCAGAGCGATCAGCAATGCCACTTTCTGTAAGATACCCAGTTTTTCTTTCAGTATAAAATAGGCGGCTGCAGCAGTTATCAAAGGACAGGTCAGGTAGGCTAGTGCTGCAGACTGAATACTGACATGGTTGACGGCATAGATATAGGTAAACCAGTTGCCGAAGATCAGCACAGAAGCCAGAATGGTAAGCCCGGCCTGCCGCCGTTTAGCTGGACCCGGAAGATTCCTGAATTTCTTCAAGTCTGACTGGACTAATTTTCTTCGGAACAGGAGCAGATAAAGCCAGAGCACAGCCAGGGCCGTGACTATTCGGAAGTAAAGAATGTCTTCTGCCGGGTAGTCCCTGATCCAGCGTACTGATATGGACATGAATCCCCAGATGAAGGGAGCCAAAAAAGCCGCGAGAAGATATTTTCCGCGGCCTACAGTTTCATTATTGTTGCTCACGGATCAATCTTTCCAGGCGATGACCGAAATTTCGACGTTGACATTTTTCGGAAGTGTCTTGACGGCAACACATTCACGTGCGGGTTGTGCTTCCTTAAAATACTCTGCATACACTTCATTCACAAGGGCAAAATTATCCATGTCGCTTAAAAAAATAGAAGCTTTGACAACATCCTGAAAGCTATATCCCGCGTTACTCAAAATAGCTTCCACATTTTTGAGTACCTGGTGGGCTTCATCTTTTACGCCGGTGGAAATCAGTTCCATGGTTTCCGGAACCAACGGAATCTGCCCCGAAACATAAAGTGTATTGCCCGCTTTGATAGCCTGGTTATATGGGCCTATCGCTGCAGGTGCCTTATCTGTATTTAAGATCTCTTTTTTTGACATGAGCTGTTTGTTTAGGATGAAAAAAATAGTTTATAGATCAGTCCCAATAAAAAGATAATAATTGCCGTTGCATTAATAATGTGCATGGCTTTTATACTGCTATTCATGGGACGATCGGCGTTGTGCTTTCTAAAAAAGTACATGGAACTAAGTTACGACAGTAATTTAAGATGTGAAAATTAAAAATTAAAAACTTTGGGATCGCTGCGCTACAAGTCCTAACTTTAGTTAACTAACGTGTGGCTGCCGATGTCAGTCCGTATAGGCTGCCGAACAGTAGATGGTCCGGCTGAAGACACAGCCCGGCGTGCATAAATAATATGACGATGAATAAAATAGCACTTACTGGCGGTAAGATTTATACCGCTGACGAAGTTTTGGAAAAGAGAGCGTTACTCCTGCAGCAGGGTAGAGTTGTCGGTATCGTTGCGGATAATGATCTTCCGGCTGACTATCAGGCTTTTGCCGTTGACGGTTGCAACTTATGTGCCGGGCTGGTCGACCTGCAATTGTACGGCGACGGTATGGATTTGTATTCTGCAGAGCTGAGCCTCGACTCATTGCAGCGTATTTCGGAGGGGTTGATTGACAAAGGAACTACTTCTTACATGATGACGCTGGCGACAAATACCATGGAGGTGTTTCGGGAGGCCATCCAGGTCGCTGAAGGATTCCACCATGATGCGTTCCTTGGGCTACATCTGGAAGGCCCTTTTTTAAACCCAAAGAAAAGAGGCGCACATCCAGCGGAATTGATTCTGAGCCCATCGAAGCAACGTATTGACGCTCTATTGGCGGATAATAAGGTTGTTAAAATGATGACCATTGCACCCGAATGCATGGATGAGGACGTGCTGCAGCACCTGCAAAAATACCAGGTGTTGCTCAGTGCCGGACATAGCAACGCGACTTTTGAGGAAGGAACACGAGGCTTTGATCTGGGGATACCGACAAGCACACATCTGTTTAACGCCATGTCACCGCTACATCAACGTGAAGTAGGTATGGTAGGGGCTATTTTTAACCACCGGACTGCTCGGGCGAGTATTATTGTGGATGGGCATCACGTGAGTTTTGAAGCCGTAAGAATTGCTAAAAAGCAGATGGGGGACCGCCTGTTTATGATCACGGATGCTGTAGCGGCCTGCAACAAGGGGATTTATCAGCACGTGCTGCAGGATGGTTACTACTCCCTGCCTGATGGCACAATTTCGGGAGCAGCAATTTCACTTTTCGAGGGGATCAAAAATTGTGTGCAGCAAGTCGGTATTTCTTTACAGGAGGCTATCCGTATGGCCACACAGTATCCAGCAGCCCTTCTGGGCAGAGAAGATATCGGTACTCTCAATCCGGACAGTATGGGCAACGTTATTGTCTTTACCGATGATTTTCAGTTAAAGCATGTTTTTTTTAAAGGGCAATTGCGTGGTCATGCCGTTTTAAACCAAGGACGATAATCATAGTCATTAGATAACAGGTGTTCTCCGTGTTATATTATCTATTCAGGAGGATGAGAACCAGCTAAATTTCTTTTCTATTGAAATTTAGCTTAGTTTTGGTGGTTATTCGATAAAAAATACTATTTCTAATAAATTGATGAAACGTTCCCTATTATTTTTAGCTACAGCAGTCTTTCTTATATCTTCTTGTTCGTCCAAGAAAAATAAAAAGCAAGAGCCTGTCAATACCAGTACCAATGTTGAGATTGTGAAAAAAGATCCACCTTCAGTTCCGAAAAGAGAGCGGGTTAAAAATACTATAGGGACAAAAGAACAGGCGCCTGTACAAAAGAAGAAGGATGTCGTGGTGGAGCTTCCTCCCGTAGCACGGGAATTTCGTGCCGCTTGGGTTGCCTCTGTTGCCAATATCAACTGGCCAAGTAAAAACAACCTGAGCACAGCGGAGCAAAAGCAGGAGGCGATCGGTATTCTGGACTTTTTGAAGGACAATAATTTTAATGCGGTGATCTTTCAGGTGCGTCCGTCGGCAGATGCCTTCTATAAGAGCGATCTTGAGCCCTGGTCTTATTTTTTAACCGGAACAGAAGGACAGGCACCGTTACCATACTACGACCCGCTGGAGTTTTGGGTGGAAGAGGCACATAAAAGAGGTATCGAACTCCATGTGTGGTTAAATCCATACCGCGCACACCACACGGCCGGCGGGCCTGTGACGTCGGCTTCTATGGCACGTAAGATGCCAGAATCTGTCGTTAAATTAAGACAAGGATATTATTGGTTTGATCCCTCCAGGCAATCCACGCAAGATCATGCGGCCCGTGTG from the Sphingobacterium thalpophilum genome contains:
- a CDS encoding EamA family transporter, whose translation is MSNNNETVGRGKYLLAAFLAPFIWGFMSISVRWIRDYPAEDILYFRIVTALAVLWLYLLLFRRKLVQSDLKKFRNLPGPAKRRQAGLTILASVLIFGNWFTYIYAVNHVSIQSAALAYLTCPLITAAAAYFILKEKLGILQKVALLIALGSVCLLANGSLNDVLWAVTIATCYAFYLIVQRVSTGFDKLTQLAVQLSICALFVVPKLLYNHHDLPREPLFWGTILLIAVLFTIIPLFLSMYALIGISSTTTGVLLYINPLIAFTLAATYFQEPVSPIKYLAYSIILIAIILFNSRNLRTSKNKQSA
- a CDS encoding RidA family protein — its product is MSKKEILNTDKAPAAIGPYNQAIKAGNTLYVSGQIPLVPETMELISTGVKDEAHQVLKNVEAILSNAGYSFQDVVKASIFLSDMDNFALVNEVYAEYFKEAQPARECVAVKTLPKNVNVEISVIAWKD
- a CDS encoding thiol-activated cytolysin family protein produces the protein MKTIKSIILPVTLLGLLAASCSKVKDLVPSQGQEADTQAKSLKKYVFGPTVFNLSNFDKDGVKGLLNKTKQNSLTFLKDSIWADGTGKTAFYESTEIPAVLDDTRKKLYLGAIIKGEDAINVDNVNTVFIAPQHRNPITMYVNFPTDSIARTSLPSIRVEREYLRNALKAGSGTQIQSFTYEQSQFQKTEELKKSFGANLDLGKILKIDYLDTLSKSKFKTKVRAEFTQENFSVNIEPPIYEPFLKESFDIKTIGPYEPLIVSSVTYGRKGIFIMESDSSYSMVKQTLNVAFNLSAEMLGVSATGKLGDKFYAELNLRLTKEQKATIQNARIKVYIIGVDGKSTVEAVTGGLAGFAKVIAQNGDFTPDNPGVILYYSLNYLRDFGTFRNKFQLNITN
- the nagA gene encoding N-acetylglucosamine-6-phosphate deacetylase; its protein translation is MNKIALTGGKIYTADEVLEKRALLLQQGRVVGIVADNDLPADYQAFAVDGCNLCAGLVDLQLYGDGMDLYSAELSLDSLQRISEGLIDKGTTSYMMTLATNTMEVFREAIQVAEGFHHDAFLGLHLEGPFLNPKKRGAHPAELILSPSKQRIDALLADNKVVKMMTIAPECMDEDVLQHLQKYQVLLSAGHSNATFEEGTRGFDLGIPTSTHLFNAMSPLHQREVGMVGAIFNHRTARASIIVDGHHVSFEAVRIAKKQMGDRLFMITDAVAACNKGIYQHVLQDGYYSLPDGTISGAAISLFEGIKNCVQQVGISLQEAIRMATQYPAALLGREDIGTLNPDSMGNVIVFTDDFQLKHVFFKGQLRGHAVLNQGR
- a CDS encoding DUF6728 family protein is translated as MYFFRKHNADRPMNSSIKAMHIINATAIIIFLLGLIYKLFFSS